A part of Bacillus thuringiensis genomic DNA contains:
- a CDS encoding peptide ABC transporter permease: MDNVLNKIKQDIHMDLLYELWPGFMGTAFALYNDEHVYVFHHPLFLKDEYTVLKWDEQFKGDTCILFKDYPTAIVNMDRYKDYESLLAIVVHELYHCYQYLNKERRFPNESLGFQYPITEENIELRNRERICLYDAVHCNSQAERNNYIKQFIELREQRARFIKEEFITYECMVESIEGPAWYVEMNAYIAVCKNDESKTLRKYSGLILDAYEANYNIRKSCYSSGMLLCLLLDEILPEWKTSFFNGDKSLYVFLKQNVNVDLSLNNEIAISKETKQIFHFVQNEKNKDFNHFYEWKGYHLYIIGNIKLNSFNPMNVNLNGNKALHKTFLSVSIRNKTYMINQPVLSSFEEDFKNITQVHIIMNEKPIETNNGWNVVGIGDIEAEYEEVEGSIFLYLKS; encoded by the coding sequence ATGGACAATGTATTAAATAAAATAAAGCAAGATATACATATGGATTTATTGTATGAACTATGGCCTGGTTTTATGGGGACTGCATTTGCATTATATAATGATGAGCATGTGTATGTATTTCATCATCCTCTATTTTTGAAAGATGAGTATACCGTATTAAAGTGGGATGAACAATTTAAAGGTGATACATGTATTTTATTCAAAGATTATCCAACTGCAATCGTGAATATGGATAGGTATAAAGACTATGAAAGTTTACTTGCGATTGTGGTGCATGAACTTTATCATTGCTATCAATATTTAAATAAAGAAAGAAGATTTCCAAATGAGTCTTTAGGATTTCAATATCCTATAACAGAAGAAAATATAGAATTACGAAATAGAGAGCGAATTTGTTTATATGATGCTGTTCATTGTAATTCACAAGCTGAGAGAAATAATTATATTAAACAATTTATTGAACTAAGGGAGCAAAGAGCTCGTTTTATAAAAGAAGAGTTTATAACTTATGAATGTATGGTTGAAAGTATAGAGGGACCTGCTTGGTATGTTGAAATGAATGCTTATATTGCAGTATGTAAAAATGATGAAAGTAAAACATTACGAAAATATAGCGGACTTATTTTAGATGCATATGAAGCTAATTATAACATTAGGAAGAGCTGCTATAGCTCAGGAATGCTTTTATGCTTATTATTAGATGAAATCCTCCCTGAATGGAAAACAAGCTTCTTTAATGGTGATAAATCGTTATATGTTTTTTTAAAACAAAATGTAAATGTGGATTTAAGTTTAAATAATGAAATTGCAATAAGTAAAGAAACGAAGCAAATCTTTCATTTTGTACAAAACGAAAAAAACAAGGATTTCAACCACTTTTATGAGTGGAAAGGGTATCATCTATATATTATAGGCAATATAAAATTAAATTCGTTTAATCCCATGAATGTAAATTTAAACGGAAATAAAGCATTACATAAGACTTTTTTAAGTGTAAGTATACGTAATAAAACATATATGATAAATCAGCCTGTTTTATCATCTTTTGAAGAAGATTTTAAAAATATAACACAAGTCCATATTATAATGAATGAAAAGCCGATAGAAACAAATAATGGTTGGAACGTAGTGGGAATTGGAGATATAGAAGCTGAGTATGAAGAAGTAGAGGGTTCTATATTTTTATATTTAAAAAGTTAG
- a CDS encoding DUF6884 domain-containing protein, protein MKRLCIIPCGKKKIWDKYPDYGPMEAKDVYISPFGRACQAYATMFFENWVILSAKHGFLRPNDIVLENYDLAFDSKSDEIISMEQLKQQLIEKDLLQFDEIVLLAGKKHKKVVTQLYPEEIITYPLAGCKGIGYMLQRLKGAVGEGKEL, encoded by the coding sequence ATGAAAAGGTTATGCATAATTCCATGTGGAAAAAAGAAGATTTGGGATAAGTATCCGGATTACGGACCGATGGAGGCGAAAGATGTATACATTAGCCCGTTCGGAAGAGCATGTCAGGCGTATGCAACTATGTTTTTCGAGAATTGGGTTATATTATCAGCGAAGCATGGATTTTTAAGACCAAATGATATTGTACTAGAAAACTATGATCTTGCCTTTGATTCAAAGAGCGATGAAATTATTAGTATGGAACAATTAAAACAACAATTGATTGAAAAAGATTTGCTTCAGTTTGATGAAATTGTTTTACTTGCAGGCAAGAAGCATAAGAAAGTAGTGACACAATTATATCCAGAAGAAATCATTACGTACCCATTAGCTGGGTGTAAAGGAATTGGGTATATGTTGCAGAGATTGAAAGGGGCTGTGGGAGAAGGGAAGGAATTATAG